Proteins from a single region of Neomonachus schauinslandi chromosome 10, ASM220157v2, whole genome shotgun sequence:
- the WFDC8 gene encoding WAP four-disulfide core domain protein 8: protein MPLLIPHRHLPLHSSTFFWRNVALLLLLSLSMEESTSSPIKRVKQKPGVCPRERVICETEVPDFCTTDLQCLKHMKCCSFGCGKKCMDPLQEPCMLPFDEGQCNTSILRWYFDFKHQSCQPFIYGGCHGNANNFISIANCKMACSSAVKNGQCPLFPFKDRMVCPASCKSDSDCPKTDKCCESMCGFVCAKAWTVKSGFCPRKPMVCSKIDRPKCLKDHDCPVSQKCCSHCGLKCLEPQK, encoded by the exons ATGCCTCTTCTCATCCCACACAGGCACCTTCCTCTCCATAGTTCCACCTTCTTCTGGAGAAATGTAGCActcctgctgcttctctctctctctatggaGGAGAGCACTTCATCGCCAATCAAGAGAGTCAAAC AGAAACCAGGAGTGTGCCCCCGAGAGAGGGTCATCTGTGAGACTGAAGTTCCAGACTTCTGCACAACTGATTTGCAGTGCCTAAAACACATGAAGTGCTGCTCATTCGGGTGTGGGAAAAAGTGCATGGATCCACTCCAAG AACCCTGCATGCTACCCTTTGACGAAGGACAGTGTAACACTAGTATCTTACGCTGGTATTTTGACTTTAAACATCAGTCCTGCCAACCCTTTATCTATGGAGGCTGCCATGGGAATGCCAACAACTTCATCAGCATCGCAAACTGCAAAATGGCTTGCTCATCAGCTG TCAAGAATGGACAGTGCCCACTCTTCCCTTTCAAGGACCGTATGGTGTGTCCAGCTTCGTGTAAGAGTGACTCCGATTGCCCCAAAACTGACAAATGTTGTGAATCCATGTGTGGCTTTGTTTGTGCCAAGGCTTGGACAG TCAAATCAGGTTTCTGCCCACGCAAGCCCATGGTGTGTTCCAAGATTGATAGACCCAAGTGCCTGAAGGATCATGACTGCCCAGTGTCACAGAAGTGCTGTTCACATTGTGGACTGAAGTGCCTGGAACCTCAAAAATGA
- the LOC123326035 gene encoding WAP four-disulfide core domain protein 13-like, with protein MKWLVLQLLTLYCLMIMPVTGKMKERVEVVTQRPVYILVYPKLRECSRNPTWFECYRTCKYSWDCAFGLECCFSVCGTICLNIRQIETFTENTSPSTEAETTLYPTTTTESWDTGIN; from the exons ATGAAGTGGTTGGTTCTCCAGTTGCTGACACTCTACTGCCTGATGATCATGCCAGTGAcaggaaagatgaaagaaagagttGAGGTTGTAACGCAGCGTCCAGTTTACA TTTTAGTGTACCCAAAACTGAGAGAATGTTCAAGGAATCCCACCTGGTTTGAATGCTACAGAACATGCAAATATTCTTGGGATTGTGCTTTTGGCTTGGAATGCTGCTTTTCTGTCTGTGGAACTATCTGCTtgaatatcagacaaattg AGACTTTCACCGAGAACACTTCACCTAGCACCGAGGCAGAAACTACTTTATATCCCACAACCACCACTGAGAGTTGGGATACAGGCATAAATTAA
- the WFDC9 gene encoding protein WFDC9 yields the protein MKPWVLLLIMLIYGVVMLLPVLGGLKNETFFPAGRIVTEQCWVQPPLKYCEKRCTKLQECLSSNHTCCWTFCGNICLDNREPFKSMLNP from the exons ATGAAGCCCTGGGTTCTCCTACTCATCATGCTCATCTATGGGGTTGTGATGCTTCTGCCTGTGCTGGGAGGCCTCAAGAACGAGACTTTTT TTCCAGCTGGAAGAATAGTCACTGAGCAGTGCTGGGTACAGCCTCCATTAAAGTATTGTGAGAAGAGGTGCACTAAATTACAAGAGTGTTTATCTTCCAATCATACATGCTGTTGGACCTTCTGTGGAAACATCTGCTTGGACAATAG AGAACCCTTTAAATCCATGCTAAACCCCTAG
- the LOC123326036 gene encoding WAP four-disulfide core domain protein 10A-like: MPTQALLLILLLCVLLQAQGGYRKPKTMQKIELIKEIKVCEKHTNIYMCRRPCEYHQDCQANNICCSTFCGNICMSLLSRSPKSNLLKVNVSKIHMPKTCLFPASKFHFF; the protein is encoded by the exons ATGCCAACCCAGGCTCTGCTGCTCATCCTGCTCCTCTGTGTGCTGCTGCAGGCCCAGGGAGGGTACCGGAAACCGAAGACGATGCAGA aaatagagCTGATCAAAGAAATCAAGGTCTGTGAAAAGCATACCAACATATACATGTGCAGACGCCCATGTGAATATCACCAAGATTGTCAAGCAAATAACATATGCTGTTCAACCTTCTGCGGGAATATTTGCATGAGCCTGCTGAGTAG GTCTCCTAAATCCAACCTGCTCAAAGTCAATGTGTCTAAGATTCACATGCCTAAAACTTGCTTGTTTCCAGCTTCTAAATTTCACTTCTTCTGA